The sequence ACAAATGAAACAACCAGCATCTTATTCTCACACAGACGAATTAGAGGATACTAGCACAGACATTATCTTAACATGTAGATAAACACACAAAAAAGGAGAAAATTTATGAGTCAACACATTGACACAGATAATGAAATTCAAATTAAGGATTTAAATAAAAAGTCAAAAGCAGAGCCTAATGACTTATTACTACTAGACGACCCACTAACTAGTTGTAATGCTATAACTTACAAAAACTTCTACGAACAAATACGAGAAGCTACCTACAAGGATTTACCTAAACTTATAGAATATTTAGAAAAAATAGATACAATACAAGACTTAAAAGAAGATACTTCCCTTGAAGAGATTAATCTTAATAGAGGTAATATCCCAACAGGTAGAAAAGAGATTATTTTTTATCTTGATTACTCTACTAAAAAAATAATTCCTATTACCCTTAAAACATTTGCATATAAAATATATAAACACTTATTTGGTGTAGCTAGTCAACAAGATTCAGACAAAACAGCTGTAAGTAATGCTACACAAGCTAACGATTGGAAGGATGATGATTTAGTTACTCTACTTAGAAGAGAAAATGGCACTCTTTTTAAAGCTACTTATAGAGATTTTTTCAAAAAAGTTAAAGGGGAACTAATTAATACCGCTACAAAAGACACAGCAATCAATTCTAATGAAGATAATATATGTTTTTATGAAAAAGACAAAAACAGAATCTCTATTACCACATTTAAAAGATTAGTAGATGCAATAATATCTCACTACACTACAAATGAGAATAACATTGATACTAGTTATGAAAAGATTACTTTTTTTGACTCTAAGAATTATAAATTTAATGCCTACAATATTGATAGCCTTAAGAAGGCTCTTGACTTAGCCACATATGAAACAAAAGCAAATGCAAATGCTAAATATGAAACAAAAGAGAATGCAAATAAAACATATGTAAAAAAATCATACGCAAATTCAGAATATGAAACAAAAGCAAATGTGAACAATCACTATCTAAAAAAAACAGACGCAAGTTCAGTATATGAAACAAAAGCAAATGCAACTAAGACATATCTACCAAAAGCAAGTGCATTAGTAGTATATGAAACAAAAGATAATGCAAATAATACATATGTAAAAAAATCAGATGCAAGTTCAGTATATGAAACAAAAGCAAATGTGAATAATACCTATGTAAAAAAATCAGAAGGAATAACTAATGGTAATCTTAAACTTAGACTAAAAGATACATTTAAAAACACCTATAAGGCTTCTAGTATAACATCAACTCATCAGTTTATATTACGCAATACAAGCGATAATGATATTGAAATATTAGATTTCCCTGTTTGGCTACAAGGTGCTCCAGATGATTTTGGGGGTACAAGGACACTAAATAATGACTCACACACAAATGAGGGTGAATACGGAAAAACACATATAACTTTAAAACTAGAAACCCGAAACGAAACAGAAATAAGAATACCACAAAGGTTTAAAAACAACTCAGATGCATATATATATCTAAAGATTAGCGTACAGCCTATCTTTTATAGCAGTAGAGGTGAAAAAGATAATGTTAAGCGTGTATTTGTTAAGTTTAACGATGAGTCAGCAAAACGAGAAGTATTCCAATTTGATGCATGGGGACAAAAAGCTCATTACTCAGACGGAAGTTATGTAGGACACATATTCCCTCTATATAACGGATGGTACAAGATTATAACATTATCAGACAACACACTAGACCTAATACAAGTATAAACAAAAATAAAAGGAGGTTAAAGTATGCAGGATATATTAAATTTTTTACATAATCTTGATTTATACAAGTTCATTGGGCTTGTTGTAGCCATACTAGCTATTTTTTGGCTACTAAGACCTGTATTCACGGATTGTGTAAAGATAATGAAAAAAATATTACATATTAAAGACAAACAAGATTAATAGGAGGTAAATATAATGAACGAAAATAAAGAAAATTTAAGTGAAACACAAAATGAAGATGCTACTGCCGTAAAGATAGATACAATAGAGCACCCACAAGTCAGCAACATTTACATAGGTAGCTTAATGCATAATGTATCAAGTATTTTAAAATTTGCTAACATAGAACATCCTACAATAAACAAGATAGTAGAAAAAAGTAGGCTTATTGACGAATTAGTTAGCTTTACACAAGATATATACAACACCATTATTGCAGATGGGAACAAGAGAGATATAAACAAGAAATGATTGATATTATAAATGTGGCGGGACAAATTGTAGCCAACTCTTCTAATAGTCAAGAAAAGGTAGAATTATTAGAAAATTTAAGAGAGAGAAGAAATAAATTAGCTCTTGAAAAGATTGAAGCTCTTCAAAGGGAGATAGCAAATGAAACATACTTTTAATACAAAAATAAAGCTATTTACTCTATTCTTATTTACTCTATTCATAGCATGCACAACAATAGCTAGTATTCCCATAGAGCCTGTAATGCCAAAAGAGCACACACTTGACTCATTGACTAAATATGAGAGTCAATTACTTGAATATGTTATCTATTTACAAGTGTTTTTAGTTAACACAAAAAAGAAGGTCAATGATAAGGATTATCCTACATTTACTTTTTTTAATACAAATAAACTAGAAAGCACACAAACAATTAATGCTCTTAAAGCCAATATTGCTTATATGAAGGAATACATATCTCTAACTAAACCTATTGCAGAGGCTGTATATAGGAAATATTCAAAACAAATTAATCACAAATGAATATATTAATAATAAAAAACCCCTTGCAAGCTAAAAATCCACACATGAGCCTACAAGGGGTTTGTTTTTACTAACTAAATCATCTAAATAAACTTGATTTGATATGGCCTTAAGGATTTTACGCGCATTAGATTCAATATCACCCAACACATTATTTTCCAACACCACTATTTTTGTATGAAGATGTGAAAAATCAATCCTATTTAATACTTCTACATATCTATTTCTAATCTTAATGATAGAATCTCTATCAAGTTCAACTCTATCTATTCTACCACTCTTCCTTTTCTCTTCTAACCTATTCATTATTCGTTTTATAGATGAATCAATTAAAAATATTACCTCAGGCAAGGGAAAAGGTGAGTCAAGTAAGCTTACAGGATTTCCTTGATACACAACACTAGAGAGTAAATATCTATCACATATTACCTTATGCCCAGCGCACGGGGGTGTTTTAAGTAGTAAAGACGCTACACCACCCTTACCATATATATGCTCTTCTCTATCGGCAAAAAGTAAATATTCTATTGTTTTATTTGAAAATAAAGGCGATTCTCTTCCTAGCTCTTCTCTTATAAGAGTACCGATGCAACTATCAGTAGGTTCTCTTGTGAAATGGTAATTAAACTTACCTACACATAAGCTCTTTATTGCAGATATTATACTAGACTTCCCTACACCATCTACACCCTCTAGTACATAAAAGTTATTAAGTACCCTACATCTATTCACAAAATAATCTTAACATTTACAGCAAAAAATATCAAAATGTGTTAAAATAAAGGAGACATTAGACTTCATAACTAATTCTAAATAAATATATTCACAATAAATAAACCCCCTTCACCTAACAGGGGGTCTTCATTTTTCTTGTATACTATTCACTAAAAAGACTAAAGCCCCTCAAGGGGCTCTTCATCTTAGCTAAAAATTACATAAAGATGGTAACACAGGTATCTACGCAAGGTAGATTGTGAAACCTTTTATTAATTATTATATTCAGTATAATTTAAACTCTATAAAGAAACAATACTAATCCCTAAAAAGACTAAAGCCCCACAAGGGGCTCTTCATCTTACTTAACAATAATCATATAAAAAGATGGTAACACAGGTATCTACGCAAGGTAGATTGTGAAACCTTTTATTAATTATTATATTCAGTATAAATTAAACTTTATGAAAAAACAATACTATTCTCTAAAAAGCCTAAAGCCCCATATGGGGCTTTAAGACTTAGCAAATTGTAATTAAAAGAAAAACAAAAGGAGAATCCAGTTATCCATAAAGTAGTAGATAATGAATACCCATTTGTACTTATTATTACATTAAACATTATACACACACACTCTAAAAAAACAAGTCTCTAAAAAAAGCTTCTCAAAAGAGAAGCCATCTAATTTACGCGAAAATCAGGTCATAGCTCAAGGAGCTCTTCGCCAAAACTATAACCCAACATCATTATATATATTTTTTTTCTAAAAAGCAATTTTTTTCTATTTTTTTAATATGGTATATAGTATAGGGATTAGTGTTAAAATAAGGCCAAGATTAAGCGTAATAATAGTTCCAAACATCCAATTATGTAATCTTAAAGTACTCTTAATTTCCATCATATTAATTTCCATTTCTTTTTTATTAATTTCCATTTCATTCTTTAAATTATCTTCTAATTTTTCCAACTTCAAATCAAATTTATTACCTAAATATTCCAAGTCTTTATAAGTAAGTTCATTGTGATAATAACGCCTAGATAAATCATTTGCAATAACTTCCTGCATGCCTAATTTCACAAATTCTTTATATATAACCTCTTGTGTTATATGTTCATTGAAATTTTCTGTATTTAAAGACTGTGGTTGTATCATACATACCCCTTTAATTTAATTATATCTTAAATAAAGATTACCATTCTAAAATCAAAACATTTATTTTTTAAATTTTCCCCAATATAACTCTAAAAAGCCTAAAGCCCCTTATGGGGCTTTAAGACTTAGCTACTTGTAATTTAACATAACAAAAAGGAGAATCCAGTTATCCATAAAGTAGTAGATAATGAATACCCATTTGTACTTATTATTACATTAATCATTATACATATACTCTCTAAAAAAACAAGGCTCTAAAAAAAGCTTCTCAAAAGAGAAGCCATCTAATTTACGCAAACAATAGGTCATAGCTACAAAGGAGTTTTACACCAAAACTATAACCCAACATCATTATATATATTTTTTTTCTAAAAAGCAATTTTTTCCTACTTTTTTTTAAAAAAAATGAATGTTATTCTTAATGCTATACTTTTTTTAGAATTTTTAGAGATTTTTATAAAAATATTTAAAAAAACAAAATAAAACTTACATAATTTCCAACTAAAAAAATTAGCTCATTTTCTACTAAAACCTATTTACATTTTTAACAATTTATGTCTTAATAAGTATTGTTAAGATTTAAACACTTAACGATGCAAACAATTTTATACATACAAAGGAGACTTAAGATGGCAAAAGCCATACAATCAAAATACCACTCATTGGTCAATGAGTGTTCCAATAGAAAACAAACAAATCTTATTATTCTAGTATCAACACTTGATTTTGTAAACAATAGACATAAACAATATACACAAAAATATCTATATCATTGCTTTACACTTAGTCAAAAAAGATTTAATAAAAAAGTGATTTCACAAGAAGCTTTTAGAAAATACTTATACACACTTGCAAAATTAGAAATAACAGATAATTATTGCCATAGAAAAGGGAAGCAAAAAGGAAGTGATATTAGATATACCTTACTACATGATAAAACAGAGTGTCACAAGATGATTAATAATCATTTTAAAAAAGAAAAAGAGAATAAATTCTCTAAAAAATTTGATGCTTACTGTAAAAGTAAAAATAAAAGGTTAGCAAAAAAAAATACCTATGACAAAAACCAGTGTATTAATAATAAAAATAATAATATAAGGAATATAGAAAAAAGAAGGACTCACTCTTTAAGTAAATCCTCAAGAGAATCTTTTACTAAAAAGGAAACAGAACACACAAATGAGAAGAGGAGATATGAGAAGTATGCTAATAAATGTGAATTTGTGTCACTTAATATCTTAAATCTTATATCCAAACTAGATACAACAGATAGGAATAAGATAAATCACCTAAAAAACTACAAAAGGATTGAATTAGAGTGTAGAAAAGCGCCCGCAAGTGAACTTGAAGCAATCATATTCCCTATTATTGAAAATAACTATAAAAATCCATATTATTTGTGCAAATTTAATGATTATGGTTGTTTTAATAGAATAGTAGAGTATTTTAATGGCGATAAGAGTAAATTTGAAGTTAAGAAAGGAACTATTTACAAAAAGAGCACATTTAAACTTAAAGATTTCAACGACAATCGTAAGGATGCTTTACAAAAATTATTAGATAACAAAAAATATGAGCTTATAAAAGAAAAATACAGACAAGTAGACTTAGACATAGAATTTGCTAAGCTATTTAATAAATACAAGACAAAACCTCATTTTATCTTAGAGTACAAAAAGTATAAAGATTTGTCAAAATTCATAGAATATGTCAAAAAAAGTTATTCTAAAACAGAGACAAGAGAAGAAATAGATGCAAATAATAGGTGCGCTTTATTTAGCATAATACTAGACAGAGCCACTTATAGATACCCCAACACAGAGGACATAAGACTTAAGGTAAAGAATTACATGGCTAGCATTGAAAAGATAGAAGTTGCATTATTTAAAGACAATACATATCTTAACGAGTTTATGGAAAAATTAAAAAGTGAGGAGTTTATGTACACTAATGACAAAAAGAAAAACACGCTAAAAGTGGCAAATAATGTCTCTTGATATCCTTTTATTATTTTAAGTACAATTTAGAAACAGATATATATTTATTAATAGTAATAAATCTTAAAAATAGGAGGATATAAAGAGTTGGACGCCAAAAAGGTACCTAAAATAATATCAGTAGCAAGCATTAAGGGTGGTGTGGGTAAAAGCACTACTTGTTTAATACTAGCTAAACTGTTAGCGCAAAAACATAGAGTACTCTTAATAGATATGGATACACAAGCTTCTATTACTAGTTATTATAATAAGCAACTAAAAGAAAAAGATATTAATGTCTTTTATCATAATATACATAAAGTTTTAAATGAACAGATGCTTATAGATGATTCAATTGTAAACATAGCACCTAATATTGATATAATTCCTAGCTATTTATCTTTACAAGATTTTGTAGAAGACTTTATAAGTAATCTTGTAGAAAATTATACTATAGGTAATAAAGAAAAAATGACATATGAGGATGCTACTTTATGTTTAAAGAATGCTATGCGATTTTTACCAAAAGAATATGATTATATTTTAATTGATAACCCACCTTCACTAGATACTATTTTAGTGAATGCACTTCTTGTTAGTGATTATGTAATAGTTCCTGTTGTTTGTGAGTTATGGACAGTAGAAAGCCTTGCTCTAATAAAAGACAAAATAAGAGATAGATTAAAGCTTAATATCCCTATCTACATGATGATAACTAAATACAAGAAAAGAAGTACTTATGAGTATCTGTATAACGAGCTAGCGAAAAGAGATGATTTTTTAGGAACCATATCAGAGCGTGAGAGTTTAAATAGAAGTGTTTTTTCAAGAATTGATTTTGATATTAAGTATGATTATATGAATGAATATAAATCAGTACTAGATAATTTTATGAAAAGAGTAGAAAGTGAATTTTAAGATAGAGTTTGAATTTTTTTTTAAAAAAATTCAAATAAGAATAACAAATTTTTAAGCATTTCTGTATAACTTATTTTACTTAGGCCAAAAGGAGTGATATATGAAAATAGATAAAAACACAGAGATAATACAAAATAGAATTATTGATAATAGTGTATATGATGAGAGAGATAAAAAAAAGAATAGATTTAATGAATTGGTTAATAAATTAAAATTATTAGAAAAGAGAGATATATCAAATAAAATAGAAGCAATGAAAATATTAGCGGAGATATATGATGATGGATTGTATATAATTGCGGGATATAGGCAGTTTGGAGCATTTGCCAAAACTTGTTTCATATCAGGTTCAAGAGTATATATTTTTGTTAGAATAGGGCAAAAATTAAGAGAAGGTGTAATAACAGAACAAGATATCATTAACAATGGAATTAATTATATAAGAGAAATCATACAAAAAGAAGATTATAAGGCGTTAAGAGAGGGAGAAAATAAAACTAAATCTACTCCTTTAAGGATTATGTTGCCATCAGATACTGCGTATTCATACTTTAAGTCAAACACAAAGTTTACATCTTATGCTTTAGCTAGGATTTATGATGAGCATAGACAATTGTTAGATAACTTATTTTATGAATATAATCAGGAAAAGAAACAAAGGAGAATACATGATACAGAAGATATTATTGAAGCAGAGGAAGAGCAACAAACAGTAGAGGAAAAGAAGCATAAAAAGGTAAAAGTGATAACATCTAAGTAAAAACATAGATTAAATAACTAGTTTAATAACAATAGTTAGCGAATAAAAAGACTTCCTAAAAGAAGAGCAGGAAGTCTTTTTATTTAAAATTTTAAACTTTATTCACAAAAAATACAATAAAAATGAATTAAATGTAAGCAAGTAATATTTTTTTATAAAAAAAGTTAAATTTGATTAAAAAAATTAAAAAAGAGGCATAAATTAATTGACAAATAAAATGCATTTTTGTATAGTTTAAGTAGGTGAAGTTAGCTACTTATCACCAACATAACAATAAAAGGAGGCACAAAATGGTTAATTCAACCAACAATAACAGAGACAATATAAATCTTCGTGGCAAGTTGTTTAATTATGTTAATGATTTTTATGAATTTGCAGAAAATATTGACAAGGGTACATACGAGCGTATGGAAGTACACATTACATATGCGATTGGTGTATTTGAAGAGCTTTTTGAGAAGCATGTAAAGATAAGTGAAAATCTTGATGAGGCTATATGCATTGATTTTTTTGATAATTATGTAGCAACTTCATTAGGGAAGAATACTTTATATTGGATGAGTGAAATATTTAGTGAGTATGCACTTGCTTTAATAGATATATGTAGTTCTAAGTCTTTATCGCTAGAGGATAGGCATAAACAGATGAGAGAAGTGTTTGTTAAGTTTAATGATGTAGTGGAAGAGGCTTTAGAAGAGGAATATTTAGAAGATATGGGACAATATGGTTTAGACGATATGATTGAGAACAGCAGAAATTATTATGAATATTAATAGGGGGAATAATATGAGTAGTGTAGTAGATAGCAATATGGAGAGTGAAGTAAGTAAGCCAGATGCTTTAAGAGAACTTGAACTTTTTTGTGAACTTCGTAAACTTAAGACATACTTAAAGCCAATAGCTAAGAATGGAAGATGCCACATAGGCAAGGATAAGGGATATGACTATTTTCATATTGATGATATTTTAGAAACAATTGATTCTGTTATTAATGAGCATGAAATTAATGTTGCTATATGGCAGGAAATTAAATATGAAATGTTAGATGGAGTTAAGATTGATTATATTGAGACTATGTTTGTACACACAAAGAATGGGTATAAGCACATAATTAAGACAGACCTTAACATGAGTGAAACAATTGAAGTTTATAAACTTGATATGCAGTATAAGAGTGAGTATGCAAATGTTACTAAGACAGAAAGAAGACAGGCTAATAACACCATACAACAAGTCATGGGTTCATCATTTACTTATTTTTGTAGATATGTTTTAGTTAAGTTTTTTGGTATTACAGAGCTACTAGAAGATAATGATTGCAATACGGGGGGCAATCATACAAGTAAGGTAGTAGGAAGTGCTATTCATGCGGATAGACAGACACAAGCTAGCAGTCATAAGACTTACAACAACAATGATAATGGTAATGGTAGTGGTCACAATAAAAAAGATTTGGATACGCCAGAAGAGAGACAAAAGCTATATAACGCATTAGATAAGCTAGCCAACAGAGAAGGTGCTAGTAAGTTGAAATTCTATGTTGCAAATAAGCTTATAAGTGTAGTCTCAGGATGGTATTATGCTAAGGGATTTAAAGACAAGATAGAAGAGAGAATTACTAGTTTTAGCAAACTAGAGTACAAATTTAAGGATAAGATAGAAGAGATTAAAAGAGACCGTGAGCGTGAAAAGTTGATACAGGAAGGGGCAGAGAAGCTTATGAAGGGGGCTCTTGAGGAATTAGACGATTCGGATTTAGATGGTAGTGATAATTACCCTTATAGCTACTCTTCTGTTCGATTTGGAGACGAACTAGATAATAATTATGGTGTAGAGAGGTAGGTTTATGTTAGTTAGAACATTAGACAGGATAGGAAGATTTGTTTTATATGTGCTTAAGGGAATTCGTAGAATGATTTGGGGTGTATTTTGTACTCTTGTTGGGAATGAGAGAAGGGAAATTATTAAAAGACTAGTCTTTTTGTGGGAAATGGTTGAAATACAACGCAAACACCACGAGAAGCTTAGAGATGAGTTTATAGAGCTTAGTGGAAATCAAGTTAAAGCATTAGATGATACATATGAGCTAGCAGGTGAAATAGAGCGACTTAAGAGACAAATTAAGGTGCTACAGCGTAAGGCAAAAGGCAGAGAAAATATACGCCTTAGCAGAACTAGAAGAGCTAGTAGAGATATAAAAGGAGGCGTGAGACAATGAGAAGATTACCAAGAGTATGCAAGGGTGAATTTAGTAAATACAGTAGAAGTAGAAGTTTTGATGAACAGAGAAGGGAACAGACTAAGTTAGGAGCAAGTGAGATTGGGAGTATCCTTTTAGGACAGGATGATTATTTAAGGGCTATTGCGCACAAGACAGGACTTATTAAGTTTAAGACAACAGAGCAAATGGAAAAGGGGAAGATAATGGAAGGGTTATCCTTCGCCCTTTATGAGAGACAGTATAGATGCGAAATTACAGCTATTTATCCTAATAAATACAAGAATGGGGTTGATGGGTATAATTACTTTAAGAAATATAGGGGTGGTGAGTCACCTATTGGTTCTACAATAGATGGTTGGCTTTTAAAGACGGACGGGACGGTGGAACTCTTAGAGCTTAAATATAGTGAGAATAAGAAGTACCCCGCTTGCATAAAGGATTATAATAAATATGGAAATCCACTAAGATACAAGTACTTCCTTGCTATTTATGCACAAGCACAGGCACAGATTGCAAATACGGGTGTTGATACATGTAATGTGCATTTTACCATGAGTGACGGGAATAAGCGTTGTGTTATTAAGAGAAATCAGCCATTTATTGACCATATGTTTAGCATAGCTTATAGATTCTTAAATGAATTACCGCTTTATAAGGAAATAGTAGGTGATATTATTGCTAGTGGGTGTAGTGAGGATGAATACATTGATGCTTTAAGAGAAGCTTTAAAGAGTAGAGGGGCTAGCCTATATGGGGAATTAGACGCGCCGGATTATGACTATAAGAAGGCGTTACTTGCCTACTTGCCTAAACAGAAGGTGGTTGTTAGTGAGGCCGAAGCGGGTGTACTAGAAGACTTACTTATTCAAATTGACAGCTTAGAAAAGGAAGCTAGCCAAATAATGGATACTGTTGTAAAGGAAAAGAAGGATAAGGCGCGTGCATTGCAGGGCATTCTACGTGACCAATTTCCATTCATTGATGATTCTAGTATGTATGAGGCAGGTGATATTATATTTACATTTACCTCAGATAGGTATACCAATATCATAGATAGACTTAATATCATAGGTATTAATCCTACAGTTAGAGTAGAAGAGGACAGTATTAAGCAACAGGAATTAGAGACACAGCCACAGAATGAATATGATTACCTTTTTACACAAGAAGAACTAGAAGCGCTTAATGCGCCTCTTGTAGAAGAGGAAGTAGGTGAGTTTTCTACTACTACTTATCCAAAAGTCATAAGGGGAATAGAAGAGATTAGAGAATATTTAGGGGACGCGGAAGCAGAAGAGATTTATGATACTAATAATAATTCTTATACAGATGATGCTAATAACGATAATCATATAGATAGTTCTTGTAA comes from Borrelia turcica IST7 and encodes:
- a CDS encoding YqaJ viral recombinase family protein, whose protein sequence is MRRLPRVCKGEFSKYSRSRSFDEQRREQTKLGASEIGSILLGQDDYLRAIAHKTGLIKFKTTEQMEKGKIMEGLSFALYERQYRCEITAIYPNKYKNGVDGYNYFKKYRGGESPIGSTIDGWLLKTDGTVELLELKYSENKKYPACIKDYNKYGNPLRYKYFLAIYAQAQAQIANTGVDTCNVHFTMSDGNKRCVIKRNQPFIDHMFSIAYRFLNELPLYKEIVGDIIASGCSEDEYIDALREALKSRGASLYGELDAPDYDYKKALLAYLPKQKVVVSEAEAGVLEDLLIQIDSLEKEASQIMDTVVKEKKDKARALQGILRDQFPFIDDSSMYEAGDIIFTFTSDRYTNIIDRLNIIGINPTVRVEEDSIKQQELETQPQNEYDYLFTQEELEALNAPLVEEEVGEFSTTTYPKVIRGIEEIREYLGDAEAEEIYDTNNNSYTDDANNDNHIDSSCKEYNMSFFDDIDYNNEYDKGNLLEEDDMNNIKDNPDKRRVEQVKSQIKTRIKESVAEGSVKFSSKDLYELAEGYGVLESYFDYLSPEDLYLILKYFPLMPNRDDDWGGDINFYIRVYLEVRDKYAEEIRLFRQAELEKQAQVRFRESEALRFTDRQSKVSFGANKDREENEFFGEGLDFTTHEQESQQI
- a CDS encoding DUF685 domain-containing protein; the protein is MSQHIDTDNEIQIKDLNKKSKAEPNDLLLLDDPLTSCNAITYKNFYEQIREATYKDLPKLIEYLEKIDTIQDLKEDTSLEEINLNRGNIPTGRKEIIFYLDYSTKKIIPITLKTFAYKIYKHLFGVASQQDSDKTAVSNATQANDWKDDDLVTLLRRENGTLFKATYRDFFKKVKGELINTATKDTAINSNEDNICFYEKDKNRISITTFKRLVDAIISHYTTNENNIDTSYEKITFFDSKNYKFNAYNIDSLKKALDLATYETKANANAKYETKENANKTYVKKSYANSEYETKANVNNHYLKKTDASSVYETKANATKTYLPKASALVVYETKDNANNTYVKKSDASSVYETKANVNNTYVKKSEGITNGNLKLRLKDTFKNTYKASSITSTHQFILRNTSDNDIEILDFPVWLQGAPDDFGGTRTLNNDSHTNEGEYGKTHITLKLETRNETEIRIPQRFKNNSDAYIYLKISVQPIFYSSRGEKDNVKRVFVKFNDESAKREVFQFDAWGQKAHYSDGSYVGHIFPLYNGWYKIITLSDNTLDLIQV
- a CDS encoding ParA family protein, with amino-acid sequence MDAKKVPKIISVASIKGGVGKSTTCLILAKLLAQKHRVLLIDMDTQASITSYYNKQLKEKDINVFYHNIHKVLNEQMLIDDSIVNIAPNIDIIPSYLSLQDFVEDFISNLVENYTIGNKEKMTYEDATLCLKNAMRFLPKEYDYILIDNPPSLDTILVNALLVSDYVIVPVVCELWTVESLALIKDKIRDRLKLNIPIYMMITKYKKRSTYEYLYNELAKRDDFLGTISERESLNRSVFSRIDFDIKYDYMNEYKSVLDNFMKRVESEF
- a CDS encoding chromosome replication/partitioning protein, which codes for MKIDKNTEIIQNRIIDNSVYDERDKKKNRFNELVNKLKLLEKRDISNKIEAMKILAEIYDDGLYIIAGYRQFGAFAKTCFISGSRVYIFVRIGQKLREGVITEQDIINNGINYIREIIQKEDYKALREGENKTKSTPLRIMLPSDTAYSYFKSNTKFTSYALARIYDEHRQLLDNLFYEYNQEKKQRRIHDTEDIIEAEEEQQTVEEKKHKKVKVITSK
- a CDS encoding BBA14 family lipoprotein; translation: MKHTFNTKIKLFTLFLFTLFIACTTIASIPIEPVMPKEHTLDSLTKYESQLLEYVIYLQVFLVNTKKKVNDKDYPTFTFFNTNKLESTQTINALKANIAYMKEYISLTKPIAEAVYRKYSKQINHK
- a CDS encoding ERF family protein encodes the protein MSSVVDSNMESEVSKPDALRELELFCELRKLKTYLKPIAKNGRCHIGKDKGYDYFHIDDILETIDSVINEHEINVAIWQEIKYEMLDGVKIDYIETMFVHTKNGYKHIIKTDLNMSETIEVYKLDMQYKSEYANVTKTERRQANNTIQQVMGSSFTYFCRYVLVKFFGITELLEDNDCNTGGNHTSKVVGSAIHADRQTQASSHKTYNNNDNGNGSGHNKKDLDTPEERQKLYNALDKLANREGASKLKFYVANKLISVVSGWYYAKGFKDKIEERITSFSKLEYKFKDKIEEIKRDREREKLIQEGAEKLMKGALEELDDSDLDGSDNYPYSYSSVRFGDELDNNYGVER
- a CDS encoding plasmid maintenance protein produces the protein MAKAIQSKYHSLVNECSNRKQTNLIILVSTLDFVNNRHKQYTQKYLYHCFTLSQKRFNKKVISQEAFRKYLYTLAKLEITDNYCHRKGKQKGSDIRYTLLHDKTECHKMINNHFKKEKENKFSKKFDAYCKSKNKRLAKKNTYDKNQCINNKNNNIRNIEKRRTHSLSKSSRESFTKKETEHTNEKRRYEKYANKCEFVSLNILNLISKLDTTDRNKINHLKNYKRIELECRKAPASELEAIIFPIIENNYKNPYYLCKFNDYGCFNRIVEYFNGDKSKFEVKKGTIYKKSTFKLKDFNDNRKDALQKLLDNKKYELIKEKYRQVDLDIEFAKLFNKYKTKPHFILEYKKYKDLSKFIEYVKKSYSKTETREEIDANNRCALFSIILDRATYRYPNTEDIRLKVKNYMASIEKIEVALFKDNTYLNEFMEKLKSEEFMYTNDKKKNTLKVANNVS
- the bdr gene encoding Bdr family repetitive protein translates to MIQPQSLNTENFNEHITQEVIYKEFVKLGMQEVIANDLSRRYYHNELTYKDLEYLGNKFDLKLEKLEDNLKNEMEINKKEMEINMMEIKSTLRLHNWMFGTIITLNLGLILTLIPILYTILKK
- the tmk gene encoding dTMP kinase, which produces MNRCRVLNNFYVLEGVDGVGKSSIISAIKSLCVGKFNYHFTREPTDSCIGTLIREELGRESPLFSNKTIEYLLFADREEHIYGKGGVASLLLKTPPCAGHKVICDRYLLSSVVYQGNPVSLLDSPFPLPEVIFLIDSSIKRIMNRLEEKRKSGRIDRVELDRDSIIKIRNRYVEVLNRIDFSHLHTKIVVLENNVLGDIESNARKILKAISNQVYLDDLVSKNKPLVGSCVDF